Within the Pseudarthrobacter sp. W1I19 genome, the region CAATGAAACTTAGCGAACCGCACAGCTGGCGGCGCGTCTCCTGGAATGCTCTGCCGCCCGGGCAGTGGGTGCGGCTTTCCCGCGACGGCCAGCTTCTCGGCTGCGGCGTGGTGGACGGGACCACACCTGACGGCTCCATCATCTGGGTGGTGATGGACGGCTGGGCCGAGCGGCGGATGTTCCACCGGGATGACTTCGTCAAGGTGGAGATCGCAGGGTAGGCCCCGGACAACGGAAGCGGACGACGGCGGGAGGCCCCGCCGTCGTCCGCTTTGCCTTTTTCGCCGTTCCCGTCATTGACCGCCCGCCGCGGACCCGCAACGATGAAGTATGACTGACGCAGCTGATACCGGTGCCCCTTTTGACGACGACAGCGCGGAGGAGGTTGACGCCGTGGAGACCGCGGAAAGCATTGCCGAAGAGGTCAAGGACGAGATCCGGCTGGGCCACGTGCAGGACGACGTAAGCCACGTGCTGGAGGAACGCTTCGATGAGGCGGGAATCAACCTGCGCCCCGAAGCGGTGGACGACCTTGCCGAGGAAATTGAGCGGGACGCCTCGACCTAGTGCCGCATGCGCGGCCCGGGATTGGCCTAAGCTTCCCCCATGGGACTTATCATCACACTGCTGATCATCTGGCTTGTTCTGTCAATCCTGGGCTTCGTGATCAAGGGCCTGCTGTGGCTGGCGTTCATCGGCCTGATTCTGTTTGTGGCCACCGCTGTGTGGGGCTGGCTGAAGCGCCGAACCAGCGTGTGATCCTTCCCGGCTAGAGACCGTGCGGGCCTGAAACGGCAGGGAACAACCTGGATTAGTGCGCTGGCCGTGTTGGGCGCATGGCTCCTTGAACTTTCGGGCGCGGGAGCAATACCAGTGATCCAGGTGGCCCGCACTTGTCCCCGAGTTTTCGTCCAGATATGCGGACTTATGGGCTTCCCAGCCCTGCATATCTGGACAAAAACTCTGGGGGGATGAGTCAGTGCCAGAGGCCGAGGGCGAATTCCGCAATCACCGTGGAGAGCAGGAAAGACGCCGTGATGGCCACCAGGCCCACGGGGATGATCTTCCAGCCGATGTTTTTCAGCAGCGGGATGTCCTTGCCGAGCGACAGGCCCGCGAGGGTCAGCATCACGGTGGCGATGGACAGGAAGTCCACGGTTTTGACCGCGGCATTCAGCGGTTCCGCCGCGAAGAACCACGGGCTGGAAATGTAGGCGCCAATGGTCGTGATGAAAACGATGGCCGAGATCTTCCGGGTGGCCTTCGCCAGCGCGATGCTGACCAGAACCAAAGCCAGCATGACCGCATAGCCGCCCACGATGGTGAGGCTGAAGCCCTTCGCCGCCACTGATGCCGTGGCGATGCCCAGGACCGTGAGGACCGAGAGGGACAGCCAGAGCGGCAGTTTCATGGCTGCCGCGGACTCGGCCACGCGTTCGCGGAACCGCCGGTTTTCCTCCGCCTGGGCGGCCTCGCGGTCCACGTCGGCAGCAGTTCGTGCGGCAGGTGCACCGGCGGAAGCGCCGGCGGGTGCACCGGCTGTTACGGCTGCTTCTTCCCGGGCTGTCTGCTTACGGGTGAGGAGTTTGTAGAATCGGTCGGCCAGCGGCAGGGCGATGTAGATGCCCACATAGACGCCCAGGACCGTGGTGATCAGGTTGGACACGGCGGCCATGCCCAGGACGGCTTCCTGGTCCGCCGGGTAGCCCGCAACGATGCTCGCGGCGGACGCCGCCATCATGGAGCCGGACCCCACGCCGGCGCCCATCGCCAGGGCCAGCGGATCGAAGATCTTCCAGTTGGCCACGAGCGAGGTGAGGAGCGTGATGTAAACGGCGCCGAACAGCGTACCGAACACGTACATGGCCAGCACGCCGCGGTACTGGTCCGAATCCGGCCCGTACTTCTCAGACACCATGGCGAAGGAGGGCTCGCGGTCCAGCGAGAACGTGGCGCCCACCGTTGCCTTGCCCATCCTCAGCAGCACCGCCAGGGGGAGCGCCAGCACGATGGTGCCGAGCAGGTGGCCCACCTCCTGGAGCAGCAGCGCGGGTCCTGCCTTGAGCAGGGTGGGCAGGCTCGGACCGATGTTGAACGCCAGCCGGGCCACCAGCAGCAGTACGGCCACGCCCACCAGGGCCGCCGCCACCCGCTGGAGGTCGATGCCCAGGGGCTTGAACTTCTGGATCGAGACCAGCAGGCCCAGGATGAGGCCCCACACCATGGGGAAGATGATGATGGAGCCGATTCCCACATCGATCTTCACCTGCCCGATGAACTGGACCGCCACGGCGATCACCAGGGCCAGGGCGGCGATCGGGATGGTCAGTTTGGTCCCGGCCTTATCAATCCGGGCTGTTTTGGTGGTGCTCATGATGTGCCTTCCTGCGTGAAAGTACGACGGCGGTACGCAGCTTTGATGAAGCGGTCCCGTTCGGAGGGGGTGGAGGCGGCGGCCGCGGCAGTCCAGGCCAGCGCAACGGCTGCCTCGAACATCACGCCGTACGCCTCGGGAGTGTCCGCAAGTGCGGCAAACGCGTGCGAGTGGATGGGGACGTCCGCACCCGGGATGCTGAGCCACGGGTGCAGGGACGGGATGACCTGGGAGATGTTGCCCATGTCGGTGGAGCCGCCGCTGAGGCCGGAGGACCGCGACGTGTCCTTGCCGAATGCATCCATCGCGTCGGTCCAGTGCGCTGCGAGGGCGTCATCCTGGAGCAGTGGTTCGTACAGGGGCTCCGCTTCCTCGATGACCAGGGTTGTTCCCGTGGCCAGCGCGGCGCCTTCGAAGCAGTTCCGGACCCGCTGGTGCAGGGCCTCGTACTCGGGCAGGGTGAAGGCCCGGCATTCGAACTGGACCACCGCCTTTTCCGGAATGATGTTGGTGACGTGCCCGGCCTCGGCCACAAAGCAGGCAACGCGGTGGTCGCTGGGGATCTGCTGGCGCAGCAGGCCGATGGCCACCTGGCTCAGTACCGCCGCATCGGCGGCATTGACGCCCTGGTGCGGGGCCGCCGCCGCATGCGCCGCTTTACCCGTGAACGTTGCCTGGTACCGGCCCACCGCCTGCGCGCTGGTGCCGGTGGGGTTGTAGGTGAGCCCGTCCTGGACGGGGTGGACCATCAAAGCCAGCCCGACGCCGTCGAACGCTCCGCGTTCCAGCATCAGCGCCTTGCCGCCGCCATGCTCCTCGGCGGGGGTGCCGATGGCCTTCAGCGTGATGCCGAGCTCGTCCATCAAAGGGAGGAGGGCGAGGGCGGCGGCCACCGAGGCGCCGGCGATCAGGTTGTGCCCGCAGGCGTGGCCGATGTCCGGAAGCGCGTCGTACTCAACACAGAGCGCCACCGTCAGTTCACCACTTCCCGCGCTCGCCGAGAAGGCGGTGGGCAGGCCGGCCGTGCCGCGCTCCACCTCGAAGCCGGCTTCCTCCAGCAGGGC harbors:
- a CDS encoding amidohydrolase, with the protein product MELTNPSPAPAALRGALADGVDHWKPRVQALAQEIHAFREISFEEVRSAHAIAALLEEAGFEVERGTAGLPTAFSASAGSGELTVALCVEYDALPDIGHACGHNLIAGASVAAALALLPLMDELGITLKAIGTPAEEHGGGKALMLERGAFDGVGLALMVHPVQDGLTYNPTGTSAQAVGRYQATFTGKAAHAAAAPHQGVNAADAAVLSQVAIGLLRQQIPSDHRVACFVAEAGHVTNIIPEKAVVQFECRAFTLPEYEALHQRVRNCFEGAALATGTTLVIEEAEPLYEPLLQDDALAAHWTDAMDAFGKDTSRSSGLSGGSTDMGNISQVIPSLHPWLSIPGADVPIHSHAFAALADTPEAYGVMFEAAVALAWTAAAAASTPSERDRFIKAAYRRRTFTQEGTS
- a CDS encoding DUF3100 domain-containing protein is translated as MSTTKTARIDKAGTKLTIPIAALALVIAVAVQFIGQVKIDVGIGSIIIFPMVWGLILGLLVSIQKFKPLGIDLQRVAAALVGVAVLLLVARLAFNIGPSLPTLLKAGPALLLQEVGHLLGTIVLALPLAVLLRMGKATVGATFSLDREPSFAMVSEKYGPDSDQYRGVLAMYVFGTLFGAVYITLLTSLVANWKIFDPLALAMGAGVGSGSMMAASAASIVAGYPADQEAVLGMAAVSNLITTVLGVYVGIYIALPLADRFYKLLTRKQTAREEAAVTAGAPAGASAGAPAARTAADVDREAAQAEENRRFRERVAESAAAMKLPLWLSLSVLTVLGIATASVAAKGFSLTIVGGYAVMLALVLVSIALAKATRKISAIVFITTIGAYISSPWFFAAEPLNAAVKTVDFLSIATVMLTLAGLSLGKDIPLLKNIGWKIIPVGLVAITASFLLSTVIAEFALGLWH